A segment of the Streptomyces sp. L2 genome:
ATGTGATCGTTTCGCCCGTGGTGGAAGTCGCTGCCGGGGCTGATGAGGACTCCGTAATCATGCAGGAGCTCATGCGCGACGGTGTTGTCGTGGTCACTTCGGTCATCAACCCCGTAAGGAATGCGGGGAAAGAGATAGAAGGCTCCTTGCGGTCGCACGCAGCTGAGCCCGGGGATGCCGCTGAGGGCCTCCCACGCGGCGTCGTGACGTTGACGCAGCGGGCCTGCGGGACCGGTGAGGCTGGTTTCGATGTTGTGGATGTGGTGGAGGGCGGGGGTAATGGCGTGTTGGGCGGGCACGTTCGGGCACAGGCGCAGGGATGCGAGTTGGGTGACGGCCTGGGTGTAGGCACGGGTTGTGGTACGGGGTCCGGAGACGGCCATCCAAGCGCTCCGGAATCCCGGGATGCAGCACGTTTTGGACAATCCGTTGAAGGTCACGCAGGGCAGGTCGGGGGCAAGTGTGGCGAGGATGGTGTGCTTCGTGTCGTACACGATGTGGGCGTAGATTTCGTCGGACATGAGCACAAGGCGGTGTCTGCGGGCGATATTCGCGAGCACGCGGAGCACGGCTGCGCCCCAGATGGCGCCGGTGGGGTTGTGCGGTGTGTTGGCGACGAGGGCCACGGTACGGGGGCTGATCTGGCTGGTGAGATGGTCGGGGTCGGGTTGCCATCCGGCCTGTTCGTCGCAGCGGTAGGGGATCGGTGTGCCGCCTGCGAGGTGGATGGCGGCGGGCCACAGCGGGTAGCCGGGTGTGGGGACGAGAACCTCGTCCCCGGGGTTGAGCAGGGCCTGGAGCGCGAGGAGAACGAGTTCGGAGACTCCGTTGCCCAGAAGGATGTCGGCAGGAGTGAGGGCGAGGCCGCTGTCCTGGTAGTAGGAGGCGATGGCGGTGCGGGCGGCGGGCAGTCCTTGGGTGGGGCTGTAGCTGCAGGAGTCGTGGAGGCAGCGTTGTATCGCGTCCAGGACCACGGGGGGTGCGGGGATGCGGTGGGCGCCGGGGTCGCCGAGGTGGAGGCGGATGATGGAGCGGCCGCGTTGTTCGAGGTCGTCGGCGAGTTGAGGCAGGGCACCGCGCAGGCCGTAGGAAAGGCCGGCCAGGCGGGTGGCTGGTTTGAGCAAGACTTCTCCCGTGTCGATGAGAGGTGCCCGGCAGCTGGAGCCGAGCGGGCGTGCCGCCGGGCAGAAAGCCAAGAGGGAGCGCCTCACCCTGTGGTGAGGGTTTGGAGGCGTGCGCTGGTGGGGCACAGGGTGCGGACTGCGTCGAGGGCCGAGCGGACGGCGCCTTGCTGGCTGTCGGCGTCGTGCAGGTAACTGCCGGCGTAGTAGAGGCCCATGTCGCCTTGGCGTGTGCTGAGTTGGGTCGCGGCCTGGTGGCCGGGGACGGTGGGCAGCAGCTGCTGGAAGTGGGCGATGGTGACGATGTCGTCGGGTGGGGTGCGGTGAGTGATCCAGCTCTTGAAGACGTCGGTGCCTAGGAGAGGGCCGAGCCAGCAGGTCATCTCCGCGAAGTTGCCGTCGCTGGTGGTGCAGACGCTGGACCAGTGGGCGCGGTCGGTGGGCATGTGCCGCGGGTCGCGGTGGAGGGCCACGGTCGTGGGTACGTAGCGGAACTCGGCCAGCCGGGCCGCGGCATCGTTCAGCGACGGGCACTGGTCAAGGAGACCTGCCGCATGTGGGGCGGGAAGGGCGAGGACGACGGCGTCGAAGACGGCCTGCTGGCCTGTGCCGTCCTGCACGCCGAGACTGCTGCCGCTGTGGACGACGCGGCGGGCCGGGGTGTTGTAGAGGATGGTGCCGCTGATGCCGCGGGCGAGGCGCTCGGCCAGGTGTCCCAGGCCGGGGGCGAGGGTGTGCCAGACGGGCGCGGCATCGGC
Coding sequences within it:
- a CDS encoding aminotransferase class I/II-fold pyridoxal phosphate-dependent enzyme, coding for MAFCPAARPLGSSCRAPLIDTGEVLLKPATRLAGLSYGLRGALPQLADDLEQRGRSIIRLHLGDPGAHRIPAPPVVLDAIQRCLHDSCSYSPTQGLPAARTAIASYYQDSGLALTPADILLGNGVSELVLLALQALLNPGDEVLVPTPGYPLWPAAIHLAGGTPIPYRCDEQAGWQPDPDHLTSQISPRTVALVANTPHNPTGAIWGAAVLRVLANIARRHRLVLMSDEIYAHIVYDTKHTILATLAPDLPCVTFNGLSKTCCIPGFRSAWMAVSGPRTTTRAYTQAVTQLASLRLCPNVPAQHAITPALHHIHNIETSLTGPAGPLRQRHDAAWEALSGIPGLSCVRPQGAFYLFPRIPYGVDDRSDHDNTVAHELLHDYGVLISPGSDFHHGRNDHIRLCTLADPFQLKEAMTRIASYFAAVT
- a CDS encoding FAD-dependent oxidoreductase encodes the protein MRIAIIGAGIAGLTAAWLLGEHHDITLYEATDRPGGNIRTITLSTADNAAVPVDVGAQFLSPTAYPDHTALCRALGIDAEETRPVPLTTTLQRAADDEPLLVTPHAPTDAANGRKPLTGPAWEALGAFLAQAAELEADDEPHTTTVADLAAPLRLPDDLYRHAVLSWCASFIGCSLDQAARMPARAAAAWATRTPPQQADAAPVWHTLAPGLGHLAERLARGISGTILYNTPARRVVHSGSSLGVQDGTGQQAVFDAVVLALPAPHAAGLLDQCPSLNDAAARLAEFRYVPTTVALHRDPRHMPTDRAHWSSVCTTSDGNFAEMTCWLGPLLGTDVFKSWITHRTPPDDIVTIAHFQQLLPTVPGHQAATQLSTRQGDMGLYYAGSYLHDADSQQGAVRSALDAVRTLCPTSARLQTLTTG